In the genome of Polynucleobacter sp. TSB-Sco08W16, the window AAAACCGGTAAGTTCTTACCCAAGAGCACTCGCGGCAAATATGAAGTCTTGCAATGGCTCATGTTTCAGATGGGGGGCTTGGGTCCCATGCTTGGGCAAAACCACCATTTCCGACTCTATGCCCCTGAGAAAATTGAGTACGCCATTAACCGCTATACCAATGAAGCCAAACGCCTTTATGGGGTTTTAGATACACAACTGAAAGATAATCCCTATATTGCAGGGAAAACGTATTCGATAGCCGATATGGCAATTTATCCTTGGACACGGAATTGGAAAAATCAAGGGATTGAAATCAACGACTATCCCAATTTCAAACGCTGGTTTGAGATGATCAGCAAACGACCCGCAGTTATTCGTGGTTGTGAAGTATTAACGGCATTACGCAAACCCTTGCATGATGACAAAGCAAGAGAGCAGTTATTTGGATCAACCCAGTATCAAAGAAGGAAATAAGATGAAGATTGAATCGGTCGGCGTAATCGGTGCAGGAACTATGGGTAATGGTATTGCGCAAGTCTGTGCAGTTGCCGGTCTTGATGTAGTCATGGTTGATATCAATGAAGCTGCTGTGCAACGTGGCTTAGATCAAATTAGCAAAAGCTTAGATCGCCTGGTTAAAAAAGAAACGCTTACTCCTGAAGGCAAAGATGCTGCTCTTAAGCACATCAAAGGCAGCACCTCTTATGCAGACTTTAAGGGACTTGGTCTAGTCATTGAAGCCGCGACTGAAAACCAAGCAATTAAAGAAAAGATTCTTAAGCAAGTCGATGAGATTGTCAGCAAAGACACCATCATCGCTACCAATACTTCATCGCTCTCCATTACGAAACTGGCTGCTCTCGATTCCAACCCTGAGCGCTTTATTGGAATGCATTTTTTTAACCCGCCACCCTTGATGGCATTGGTTGAAGTGATTCGCGGCCTCCAAACCAGTGACGCAACTCATGCTGCCATTATTGATATGGCAAAACGGGTTGGCAAAGAACCCATTACTGTGAAGAACTCACCAGGCTTTGTGGTCAATCGCATCTTGTTGCCAATGATTAATGAGGCTTTCTTTGTTTTGTCAGAAGGCCTAGCCAGTCCAGAAGATATTGATGCAGGTATGAAGCTCGGTTGCAATCAACCGATTGGTCCACTAGCTTTGGCTGACCTCATTGGTCTAGATACTTGCCTTGCAGTCATGGAAGTGTATTTTGAAAACTTCAGCGACTCAAAATACCGCCCATGCCCTCTTCTCCGTGAAATGGTTGCTGCTGGCTACCTCGGCCGTAAGACAGGTCGCGGCGTTTACACCTACGATAAATAACTTCCCCAAAGAGATCTTGTGAGCCCCACCCCTAACCCAATCCCGTCACTAGTACTAAAACTCGGCTAT includes:
- a CDS encoding 3-hydroxybutyryl-CoA dehydrogenase, which translates into the protein MKIESVGVIGAGTMGNGIAQVCAVAGLDVVMVDINEAAVQRGLDQISKSLDRLVKKETLTPEGKDAALKHIKGSTSYADFKGLGLVIEAATENQAIKEKILKQVDEIVSKDTIIATNTSSLSITKLAALDSNPERFIGMHFFNPPPLMALVEVIRGLQTSDATHAAIIDMAKRVGKEPITVKNSPGFVVNRILLPMINEAFFVLSEGLASPEDIDAGMKLGCNQPIGPLALADLIGLDTCLAVMEVYFENFSDSKYRPCPLLREMVAAGYLGRKTGRGVYTYDK
- a CDS encoding glutathione binding-like protein; translation: MIDVYSWPTPNGHKVHIMLEECGYHLGKDWVAHPIDIGAGDQFDEAFLKISPNNKIPALVDPNGPDGKPIHVFESGAILLYLAAKTGKFLPKSTRGKYEVLQWLMFQMGGLGPMLGQNHHFRLYAPEKIEYAINRYTNEAKRLYGVLDTQLKDNPYIAGKTYSIADMAIYPWTRNWKNQGIEINDYPNFKRWFEMISKRPAVIRGCEVLTALRKPLHDDKAREQLFGSTQYQRRK